Below is a window of Synechococcus sp. RSCCF101 DNA.
CCCGATTCCCTCTCCGCCGCGCGGCTGCGCAGCGTGCGGGCGGTGGAGCGCCTGTTCCGGCCTCATCTGCCCTCGCGCCGGCAGCGGCTGCTGGCGCTCACCGCCTGGAGCGCCACCCGGCTGGCGAACGTGGCGGCGCGGGCCACCAGCCCCAGCCGGCCGCTGCCATCGCCGTTCCTGGACGTCGTGACGGGGCCGGCCTGACCCGTTCAGGGCACCGGGCCTGCGGGGCCGCTGCCGAGGGGGCCGCTGCGCAGGGGGCCGGCCATGATCCGCTCCAGCAGGGCGATGGGCAGCAGCCGCAGGGGCAGGCGCAGGCCCACCTGGGCCAGCACGGCCCACCAGGGCAGCAGACCCTCCCGCAGGCAGGTGGCGAGGAAGCACAGCTCCCGGGCCGCGTAGCGCAGGCCATGGCGGCGGCGCAGGTGGGCCGCCCCCACCCGGGCATCCACCAGGGGCTCGGGCAGGTTGTCGAGGCAGGGGCCCCGGCGCAGCAGTCGCAGCCAGAGGTCGTAGTCCTCGAAGCCGGGCATGGCCCGGTAGTTGCCGGCGGCGAGCACGCGGGAGCGCCGCAGGATCACCGAGGGGTGGTTGAGCGGGTTGCGCCAGCGGCTGCGGCGGCGCAGCAGGGCCGGCCCCAGCGGCACCGGCCGCTGGGCGATCGGGGCCTCGGGGCTGCGGATGAACTCCGGCAGCGGCGCGCTCATGGCCGCCAGCTCGGGTCGGGCCAGCAGCTGGCTGAGCTGGCGGCGGGCCCGCTGCGGACGGCTGATGTCGTCGGCATCGGCCCGCAGCACCCACTCGTGGGAGCAGGCCCGCAGGCCGCGGGCCAGCACCGGCCCCACCCCCTCCCCGCCGGGGCCCGGCACCCGCCGCAGGGGCAGGCCGGAGGCCTGCAGCAGGGCCAGCAGGGGTTCGGGCAGGGCCCCATCGCAGGCGATCACCACCTCGGCCGGCGCGGGCACCTGGCGGCGCAGGCTCTCCAGGGCCAGCCGCAGCACCGGCTCCGGCTCCCAGGGGGCCAGGGGCATGAGCACGCTGTAGGCGGGCAGGGGCTCCGGCGGGGGGGCATGGCGGTTCGCTCAGGCGGCCGCGCCTGGAGCCGGCCCCGGCAGGGGCGCCCGCAGGGCCCGCAGCAGCAGGCGGGCCTGCGTGCGCCGATCGGGCTCGAAGGCGAGCCAGCACCAGGGCTTGAGCAGCATCTTCAGCAGCTCCTTGGCCTTGAGATCCGCCGGGATGTGGGGCTGGCGCAGCAGCCAGCGCAGGTTGCGCAGGCTGTGGTAGTGGCGCAGGGGGCTGTAGAGCTGCATGCCGCAGGCCCGGCAGAGGGGGTTGGGATGGGGGCGGCCGAACTGCTGCTGCAGCGCCACCGCCCGACTCTGCAGCAGCACGAAACCGCGGGCCTGGGCGCGGAAGCACCAGTCGTGATCGAGGTAATCGATGAACAGCCCCTCATGCAGCGGCCCGAGCAGGGGCCAGTCGCGGGCGAGAAAGGTGGTGCCGGAGCTGATCAGATGGCGGGTGCAGTCGAGACCCTCGGCCTCCTGCCCGTAGGGCTGCCAGCGGCCATGGCGCTGCCGCCGCTGGGCATCGATCACCTGGGGCCCCACCAGCCAGCGCCCCTCGGGCCAGAGGCTCCAGGGCCGGCGCAGGGCCGCGAGCCCCCCGGGCGGCAGCGTGCTGTCCTGATCGAGCAGGGTGATCCAGCGGGCCCCCCGTTCCCGGGCGCGTTCCACGCCGCGGTTGAAGCCGCCGGCCAGGCCGCCCCGGTTGCCGTTCCAGAGGATCTCCAGCGCACCGAACCCCTCCGGCCCCTCCCCGGCCGGGCCCGTCGCCGCCGGGTCCAGCCGCTCCGCCAGAGCCGGCCGGGGATTGTTGTCCACCAGCAGCACCAGCCCGGCGCCGCGGCGCAACCCCTGGAGCTGCTGCTCGAACGCCTGCGGCAGCGCGCCGAAGCAGGCGATCACCAGGGCGTGGTGCGCGTCCCTCAGGGAGCGCTCTCCCCCTGGCCCACACGCCAGAGGCGCAGCCCGGCGGCCTGCACGGCGGCGGCATCGGCCACACCGCGGGCATCGAACACCCAGGCCGGCTGGCGCATGCGGCTTGCCAGAGCCGCCCAGTCGAGCGCGCTGTAGGCCTGCCACTCGGTGAGGATCAGGGCTGCATCGGCGCCCGCCACCGCCTCCTCCGGGCTGGCGGCCGGCCACCAGGCCCCTTCGCCGCTGAGGGCCGCCGCACCGGGACCGCCGCCCGCGTCGGGCGGGGTTGGCTCCAGGCCCAGGTCGGCCGCCATGCGCTCGGCCGGCACCTTGAAATCGTGGATGGCCAGCTGGGCGCCCTCCTCCAGCAGGTCGCCGGCGATGCGGATTGCGGGCGATTCGCGCGTGTCGTTGGTGTCGGCCTTGAAGGCGAAGCCGAGGATCGCCAGGCGCTTGCCCGTCACCGTGCCGAAGAGCCGGTTCACCACCAGCCGGGCGATGCGGTGCTGCTGCCAGGTGTTGAGGGTCACCACCGCCTCCCAGTAGTGGGCCACCTCATCAAGGCCCTCGTGGCGGCAGAGGTAGACGAGGTTGAGGATGTCCTTCTGGAAGCAGCTGCCCCCGAAACCGGGGCCGGCCTTGAGGAACTTGGGGCCGATGCGGCTGTCGGTGCCGATGGCGCGCGCCACCTCCTGCACATCGGCGCCGCTGCTCTCGCAGAAGGCGGCGATGGCGTTGATCGAGCTGATGCGCTGGGCCAGGAAGGCGTTGGCGGTGAGCTTGGAGAGCTCGCTGCTCCACACGTTGGTGCGCAGGATGCGGTCGGGCGGCACCCAGGCGCCATAGAGGCCGGCGAGGGCCTCCACAGCGGCCGGATCCTCGCCGCCGATCAGCACCCGATCGGGCTGCTCCAGATCGCTGATGGCCGTGCCCTCGGCCAGGAATTCGGGGTTGGAGAGCACCGAGAAGCTGGGGGTGGGCCCCTCGCTCTCTCGTTCGGCGGCGGCCAGGATCGCCCGGATCGCCTCGGCGGTGCGCACCGGCAGGGTGCTCTTCTCCACCACGATCGTGTGGCCCTGGGCGCAGCGGGCCACCTGGCGGGCGCAGGCCTCCACCCAGCGCAGGTCGCTGGCCTGGCCGGCGCCGAGACCGCGAGTCTTGGTGGGGGTGTTCACCGAGATGAACACCATGTCGGCCTCCGCGATGGCCGCATCCACCGCAGTGCTGAAGCTGAGGTTGCGGCCGCGGGCCCGGCCCACCACCGCATCGAGGCCGGGCTCGTACACCGGCAGCCGGGAGAGGTCCGGGTCGTTCCAGGCGGCGATGCGGGCGGCGTTGAGGTCCACCACCGTGACCTGCACGTGGGGGCAGCGATCGGCGATCACCGCCATGGTTGGCCCGCCCACATAGCCGGCACCGATGCAGCAGATGCTGCGGATCGGGGTGGCCACGGCATTGGGGGCGTGATCCATCGAACCGGTCCGTCCTGAGGCGTGAAGGACCTTACGCGAGCTTGGCTGTGCCGCCGCCTGCAGGCGGCTGGGTGGCCTGAATCCGGGCGATCGCCGCTGCGGCCTCCAGCAGCTGCTCGGGATCCTCGCCGCGCAGATCCTTGAGGCGCACGCGGCCCGCTGCGGCCTCCTCCTCGCCGATCACCAGGGCCCAGCGGGCGCCGGAACGGTCGGCCCGGCGGAACTGCTTGCCGAAAGCGGCGCCGGTGAGATCGAGCTCCACGCGGAGGCCTGCGGAGCGGGCCCGGCGGGCCAGCTGCAGGGCCCGGGCTTCGGCGGCCGCGCCGCGGCTGAGCACGCAGGCCTGGGGCGCGGAGGCCTCTACCGGCTGGGTCTGCTGCTGGCTGAGCAGCAGCAGCAGGCGCTCCATCCCCAGGGCCCAGCCGATGGCCGGGGTGGGCGGGCCACCCAGCTGCTCCACCAGGCCGTCGTAGCGGCCGCCACCGCAGACGGTCGCCTGGGCGCCGAGCTGATCGCTGGTGATCTCGAAGGCGGTGTGGCTGTAGTAATCGAGCCCGCGCACGAGGCGGGGATTGAGGCGGAAGGGGATGGCCAACTCCTGCAGCAGGGCCTGCACCTGGCCGAAGCGGGCCGCACTCTCCAGCCCGAGGGCCTCCAGCAGGGTGGGAGCATCGGCGAGCAGGGCCTGGGTGGCGGGCACCTTGCTGTCGAGCACGCGCAGGGGATTGGTGTCGATGCGCTGGCGGGAGTCGGGATCGAGGGCCTCGGCCCGCTGGCGCAGCCAGGCCACCAGGGCCTGGCGGTAGGCCTGGCGATCCTCGGGAGCGCCGAGGCTGTTGATCTCGAGAGCCAGGCCCTGCACACCGAGGTCCTGCAGCAGATCCCAGGCGATGGCGATGGCTTCCGCGTCGCTGCGGGGCGAGGCCTGCCCCAGAAGCTCCAGGCCGATCTGATGGAACTGGCGCTGGCGGCCGGCCTGAGGCCGCTCGTAGCGGAACATCGGCCCGCTGTACCAGAGCCGCTGGGGCCCCTGGCTGAGCAGACCATGCTCGAGCGCCGCGCGCACCACCGAAGCGGTGCCCTCCGGCCGCAGGGTGCAGGAGCGTTCGCCGCGGTCGAGGAAGGTGTACATCTCCTTACCCACCACATCGGTGGCCTCACCGATGCCGCGCGCGAAGAGTTCGGTGACCTCCAGCAGAGGCGTGCGGATCTCCTGCACCATGGCCCGGCGGAAATGGGCACGGGCGGTGGCTTCCACGTGCTGCCAGAGGGCCAGCGGCTCGGGCAGCAGATCCACCATGCCCCTGAGACTGCGAACCCGGCTCACGTGCTCCCTGCGGCGAGGGCCCAGTGTGCCGGCCAGCCGGGCGGGCTCTGGTGGCCCGCTTCAGGCCATCAGGCTGAGCAGCGTTTTGGACGCGGCAGCGGCCTGGGCGAAGAGAGCGGATGCCGCTTGCTCGTTGGATTCGTTCGCCGCTGCATTCGCCTGCTTCACCGATTGCTGCAACAGGCGACGGTGCTGATTCAGGGCCGCAGTGCGGGCTTTGGTCAGATCCTCAGCGCTGCCGCCGATCTCCTTGAGAAGATCCAGCAGGGAGAGGCTGAGGGAGGCAGCCTTGACCAGCCAGTTGAGGCATTCCGGATCCTGCCCCGCGTCGCGGGCCTGATTGGCGAGGGCCATGGCTGAACTGGTGGCGCGCACGTGCTGGTTCACCGCGGCCTGGCGGGTGCGTGCGGTGAGGCCCGGATCCAGCAGCAGGCCGCTCAGCTGGCGGCTGATGGGGGCAATCCGCGCCATCCAGGCAAAGGAGGTGGCTTGGTCGCTCGCCTCACGGGCGGCATTGGCCTGGGCCACGGCAAGCTTCTGGATGCGGTTGTAGCGGTTGCCAGCCGCCGCGAGGGCCTGGGTGCTGGCCTTGCTGTCGCTGAGCAGGGGCACCAGGCGCAGGGTGACCGACAGGGCCTGCTCGAGAGCAGCGAACTCGCGCAGTGGATCCTGCGCTTCAGCGGCGGCATCCGCTTCCGCCATGGCCAGGCCGATGCTGCGGCGGTGCAGGTGAACTGTTCGGTTCTGCAGTTGCTCCCGGGGGGACATCTCCTCGGCAGGAGCCGCCGCTTCGGCGGATGCGTCAGCTGCGTCCTCCGTTGACGCGTTCTCCTCAACGGTCTGATCGGTGTCGTCTTGCGGCAGCTCCTCCGGCCGAAGCTCCGGCACCTTGTCGAGCCACTGCGGCCGCAAGGGCACACGGGCGTGCACATCCGTGGCCGGAAGCAGCAGCTCAAAGGGGAGCAGGCGCGGGTCACCCTCGAGCACCTCGCTCGCCGGGCAGTTCATCACCCAGCCGTCGTCGGCGGTGGAGGGCTGGCCGAACAGGGCCACGGTGTCCACACCGGCTTCCGCGTCGTGGAAGAGCTTGAGAGCGCTGAGGGTGTCCAACTGGTTGGTTGCGCTTCCTTGTGACGTGGTCTCCGCCTGCGGAGCCGGCGTGCTGATGAAGTTGCGCAGCCAGCTCGGCATGAACCCATTTCCGAATGGCCCGGGATCTTACGAGCGGTTCACAGTGGGGTCAAAACGTGCGGTGCCTGCGCGATCAGCGGGTCCTAACCGCCGCGGCGAGCGAGCAGGGCGAAGGGATCGAAGCGCACGCTGATGCCGAACTCCTCAGCGAACTCGAGCACCCGGCACCAGGCCCGGGCCGGTTGACCCGCCGCCTGCGGGCGAAGGATGCCGCGCAGGATCACCGGCGCGGTGGCGCTCTGGAGGCTCATCTCGAACAGGGGCCAGCCGATGGAGTCCTGGATCGCATCGTCCCGGTAGGCGGGGGCCACATCGAGGGCGCCGATGAGGATGCGGCGGTGGCTGGCATCCCAGAGGGAGGGAATCTCGTAGCGGGCCAGCAGATCGGCCGCCAGGCCCCAGGAGGTGCCGTTGGCATCGATCCACACCGCCAGAGGCTGGCCATCGGCCTGCATGGTGGCCTCACGCCGGAACACCAGGGCCTCCCTGGTGGGTGTTGCCTCCTCAGCGGAGGCTTCACTTTTGCCAGCCAGCAGGCTGCGGATGCGCGCCCGCAGCTGGTCGCCGCCATCGAGCGGCCCGCCCTTCTCCAGCTGGAGCAGATCCCAGCGTTCGCCGGTGCCGCCCCACACCATGGGGCCGTAGTTCTCGTGCAGCCAGCGCCCATCGCGGTTGGAGGCTGCCTCGGCATGGGTCATCACGGTCTGGATCGTGATCTGCTCGGCGCTCCAGTCCCAGCTGCGGGCCACCGATGCCGCCTCGCGGCAGAGGGCGGTCAGCTGCTGGGGTGTGGGCGGGATGGTCCAGGGATCGGGGCGGCCGCCCATGCAGGCCAGCGACAGTGCCACGCTGTTGCTGTTGCCCCGCCAGGTGTGAGCGGGCAGATCGGCGCTGTAGGCGTGCAGTCGGTGCACCACGCCATCACCTGTGATGATCGAGTGGTAATGACCGGTGCGCACCCAGCTGTAGGGGGTGGCGGTCCAGTGCAGGTAGATCGTGGGAGCCATGCCGCTCTGGAGGGCTCATTGGCAGCTTGGCAACGGCAGGCGGGTGCGGGCACTGATCCAGCGTCAACCCAACCAGCGCAGATCCCGCTTCAGCTCGGCCGCCATGCGGCTGCCACTGGCCAGCAGGCTGTGCAGCTCGTCCGGCGTGAGCACGAGCGCGTCGCAGCTGAGCGGCAGGCGTTCCAATGGCCATCGGCGCAGGCGCTGGTGCTGGGGGCCCTCGGCCGCGGCATCCACCAGCAGCAGATCCAGGTCGCTGCCCACTGAGGCCGTGCCGCGCCCGTAACTCCCGAACACGCCAATCTGTCGAAGCGAAGCGACCTCCCGCTTCCGCTCGGCCGCCCAGAGCCGCACCGCCTCGAGCACCTGCTCAGGGCCGGGCCATCGCATCAGCGATTGCGTCAACAAGCGCACGGGCATGATTCATCGCGTCGTCGCTTTGCAGACGACCGAAATGATCGGTTGGGGCACCATCGGGAAGGCTATCCGGACAGCGCGTGGGGATGTACAGCGCGTCAAGCACCCTCAACCGGTCTTCCAGGTCGACCACCGCAGCAGCCAGGGAGCCACGGACACCATCCGGGAGATCGCGGAAGGAACGCCCGAGGCCATGGCCCCACACCTGCTGACCGTGGTGCAGATGCAGGGCCTTGAGGGCCTTCTCCACA
It encodes the following:
- a CDS encoding glycosyltransferase, coding for MIACFGALPQAFEQQLQGLRRGAGLVLLVDNNPRPALAERLDPAATGPAGEGPEGFGALEILWNGNRGGLAGGFNRGVERARERGARWITLLDQDSTLPPGGLAALRRPWSLWPEGRWLVGPQVIDAQRRQRHGRWQPYGQEAEGLDCTRHLISSGTTFLARDWPLLGPLHEGLFIDYLDHDWCFRAQARGFVLLQSRAVALQQQFGRPHPNPLCRACGMQLYSPLRHYHSLRNLRWLLRQPHIPADLKAKELLKMLLKPWCWLAFEPDRRTQARLLLRALRAPLPGPAPGAAA
- the hisS gene encoding histidine--tRNA ligase; protein product: MVDLLPEPLALWQHVEATARAHFRRAMVQEIRTPLLEVTELFARGIGEATDVVGKEMYTFLDRGERSCTLRPEGTASVVRAALEHGLLSQGPQRLWYSGPMFRYERPQAGRQRQFHQIGLELLGQASPRSDAEAIAIAWDLLQDLGVQGLALEINSLGAPEDRQAYRQALVAWLRQRAEALDPDSRQRIDTNPLRVLDSKVPATQALLADAPTLLEALGLESAARFGQVQALLQELAIPFRLNPRLVRGLDYYSHTAFEITSDQLGAQATVCGGGRYDGLVEQLGGPPTPAIGWALGMERLLLLLSQQQTQPVEASAPQACVLSRGAAAEARALQLARRARSAGLRVELDLTGAAFGKQFRRADRSGARWALVIGEEEAAAGRVRLKDLRGEDPEQLLEAAAAIARIQATQPPAGGGTAKLA
- a CDS encoding nucleotidyltransferase domain-containing protein, translating into MRWPGPEQVLEAVRLWAAERKREVASLRQIGVFGSYGRGTASVGSDLDLLLVDAAAEGPQHQRLRRWPLERLPLSCDALVLTPDELHSLLASGSRMAAELKRDLRWLG
- a CDS encoding HEPN domain-containing protein, whose amino-acid sequence is MNRAPDWIHQALADLDQASLSAGAGHHEWACFASHQAVEKALKALHLHHGQQVWGHGLGRSFRDLPDGVRGSLAAAVVDLEDRLRVLDALYIPTRCPDSLPDGAPTDHFGRLQSDDAMNHARALVDAIADAMARP
- a CDS encoding glycosyltransferase, with the translated sequence MPLAPWEPEPVLRLALESLRRQVPAPAEVVIACDGALPEPLLALLQASGLPLRRVPGPGGEGVGPVLARGLRACSHEWVLRADADDISRPQRARRQLSQLLARPELAAMSAPLPEFIRSPEAPIAQRPVPLGPALLRRRSRWRNPLNHPSVILRRSRVLAAGNYRAMPGFEDYDLWLRLLRRGPCLDNLPEPLVDARVGAAHLRRRHGLRYAARELCFLATCLREGLLPWWAVLAQVGLRLPLRLLPIALLERIMAGPLRSGPLGSGPAGPVP
- a CDS encoding nucleotide sugar dehydrogenase translates to MDHAPNAVATPIRSICCIGAGYVGGPTMAVIADRCPHVQVTVVDLNAARIAAWNDPDLSRLPVYEPGLDAVVGRARGRNLSFSTAVDAAIAEADMVFISVNTPTKTRGLGAGQASDLRWVEACARQVARCAQGHTIVVEKSTLPVRTAEAIRAILAAAERESEGPTPSFSVLSNPEFLAEGTAISDLEQPDRVLIGGEDPAAVEALAGLYGAWVPPDRILRTNVWSSELSKLTANAFLAQRISSINAIAAFCESSGADVQEVARAIGTDSRIGPKFLKAGPGFGGSCFQKDILNLVYLCRHEGLDEVAHYWEAVVTLNTWQQHRIARLVVNRLFGTVTGKRLAILGFAFKADTNDTRESPAIRIAGDLLEEGAQLAIHDFKVPAERMAADLGLEPTPPDAGGGPGAAALSGEGAWWPAASPEEAVAGADAALILTEWQAYSALDWAALASRMRQPAWVFDARGVADAAAVQAAGLRLWRVGQGESAP
- a CDS encoding N-acetylmuramoyl-L-alanine amidase → MAPTIYLHWTATPYSWVRTGHYHSIITGDGVVHRLHAYSADLPAHTWRGNSNSVALSLACMGGRPDPWTIPPTPQQLTALCREAASVARSWDWSAEQITIQTVMTHAEAASNRDGRWLHENYGPMVWGGTGERWDLLQLEKGGPLDGGDQLRARIRSLLAGKSEASAEEATPTREALVFRREATMQADGQPLAVWIDANGTSWGLAADLLARYEIPSLWDASHRRILIGALDVAPAYRDDAIQDSIGWPLFEMSLQSATAPVILRGILRPQAAGQPARAWCRVLEFAEEFGISVRFDPFALLARRGG